AAAACACTGAGGCCAACAGAGCCAGCCAGAAAGGCCTCTTTGTATTTTGAGCGGCCGGCcagcaggctgtgcagtgtgctccagttTCCCAGCTCCCCGTCCCCACcccaagacagtttctctgtgtggccttggctgtgctggaacttgctctgcagagatctgcctgcttctgcctcctgagtgggcTTTCCAGATTTTGGAGCTATCACTCATGGTGGGTTGGGCCTTGGTGAGGCAGCTGTCTTTGAGTGATCTCTGCTCCTGTAAGCGACCCCTCGCCTATATTCTTGTAAGTAACCTCTAGAGTTATTGGTTCCTCAAGCTGGACTTCAGTGGTAACCATACTTTGGTTTGTTGTGGGATtcctatctggggtgagtagataTATGTGCTCTGTCACCCCAGAAAAGTTTTGCCACATATATGTACTCTGTCGCCGAAGGAAAAGTTTTACTACCAAGCCTGgaggtagcccaggcttgcctccaaCTCTGAAgctgatatttcttttctttttttttttttttttttggatttggttttttcgagacagggtttctctgtatagccctggctgtcctggaactcactctgtagaccaggctggcctcgaactcagaaatctgcctgcctctgcctcccagagtgctgggattacaggcgtgcgccaccaccgcctggctgaagcTGATATTTCtatgactgtgtgtgcatgtgcttgtgtgcttgtACTCAGGTGTGGCCATTTTCAAGCGTCTACATACATGTAAGGAGTCTGTTAGTGGGTGCATCTTCACACCTGAGTGTTGGTACATGTCTTGTGTGGTAAGTTGGGTGGGAATGGGTGTGGCTTTTCAGGTGTGAACAGGAGCAGCATGAGTTGGTGTTCGTATTTCCTCTGGGCTCTGCCCAACGATTACCTAGCAACAGACACGTATGAGTCTGGCTCGTGTATAAAAAGACTGttcaggtttctctctctctctctctctctctctctctgtgtgtgtgtgtgtgtgtgtgtgtgtgtgtgttcctggccggcctcttcctttctttttgctctcactttctgtccttctctgtcccctttctttctctgcctctacttccttccCAAAATTTCATTTCATACTAGGCCCATCGTATAGCCAATACCTGCAGGGAGAGGGGGGTGCTTCAGCATGGGCCCGCTAAGGACTCCATCCCACAGTATCATGTCACTTCATTACAACATATATCAGCTGGGACCTGCTCACAGCCCTGAGAGGAACAGGAGCAGCACCTCACTGAATACCCCTGAGGTCCTACCCCATTTGCATTTGTATGCTTCCTGGACACCAGCAGGTCAACATGATAGTTAAAGATATCCAGACACACACGTCTGCAGACAGTGCCCCTGTGTGAACGAAGCTATTCTCAGGACAGTACCGCCACAACCCACCCCACCGCACACCCCTCAACCCTGGCAGTGAACTGGCATTTGGACAGAGAGGTAGCATGTGTCATCTATTTAAGCCTCTTAATACATATCATTTTTCCATACTAAAGGTGAGAAAGTCAGGCTCAGAGAGCCCAGCTGATTTGTCCCAGTTAGCTTTgactgtcaacctgacacagcctAAGGTCACGTGAGAAGGGAGTCACAAATAAGCGATTGCCCAAACCAGATTTGCCTGTGTGGGATTGTCTTGATCGTTAGTTGATAGAGTggggcccagcctactgtgggtaaCACCACTCCCTAGGAGGTGGTCCTGGCCTGGGTAAAAGCTAGCCGAGAATAAGCTTGTGTGCTGATCAGAAGGCAAAATCTGCTGTGGTTTCTGTTGTATTTCCTTGGCTCTGGGTTAGCACCAGCATTGACTCTCCTCGGTGATGGCCTCTGACCTGTAAGCTGACGTCAGTCTTTCCTCCTCTAAGCTGCTTCTGGGCAGTGTTTTGTCACATTGAGAGAACGGAAATGAGAGCAATGTCCTCCAGCACTGATAGACAGTGGGTGTTTTTGGGTCCCCAAAGCTCTCTCCTACACCAACACTATGACTCTGTTCCAATATGTGCCCCAGTTCGTGTGTGTGGAGGAGTTATGCgtgcatatatgtgtggtgtgtgtgttcatatgtatgagCGACTGCTTGCATACATGTAGGTGGGTGTGCAGGtgcgtgtggagaccagaggttgacaTCCGCTATCTTCCTCAATTGTCTTTCTTTAATGAGGCAGAATGCATTACTGAACCCAGACCTCACTCCTTGAGATGTCTAGTCATTGCAACTGAGAGGGatccctgtgtctgcctcccaacaGTGGCTTCACAGGTGGCCTTTCATGCCCAGCTGGCTTTTGCTTGATGGAGggaatcactgtgtgtgtgtgtgtgtgtgtgtgtgtgtgtgtgtgtgtgtgtgtagggggagacaggatctcactgcaCAGCCTTAGCTGGCTTGGTACTCTTTATGTAATTTGAACTTGAAGGTgacatgtgtgccaccatgctgagcTTCTAGTCACATGGTTTTCATCATCTCCTCTGTGCCTTTCAGTTGTGTACAGATTTTCCAAGAAAACGTAACATTTCCAGAGCCATAGTGAAGaacacttttcttcttttaatgagACTCGctgtcactatgtagctctggctggcctggcacACTCCATGTACATCAGGcgggcctcagactcacagagctccacccacTCTGCCTtgtagtgctggggttaaaggtgtgctctCCATCACACTGGGCACAGTGGTGGGATGTTGACTGGATTTCATGTAGCTCAagtcagccctgaatttgatgtcTGTCAAAGGATGACCTAGAACCCCTGGCCCCCATGCTTCTGCTCCCACCTCCCACATGTGCCGTTACACTCAGTGCATTCAGTCCTGAGGTCCAAAACAGAGCCTTGCACTATAGGTGAGCCTCTGCCATCCACAGTctctaggctgtccttgaactcatgctCCTCCTACCTCAGCGTCtagagagctgagattacaggcataaaCCACTGTGCCCCATTGCTAACATAGCGTTTTAAACCTAAAACTGGATTGGGTGTGGTAATGCACACCAGCatccccagaggcagaggcaaacatgaatttaggccagcctggtctacatagtaaattccaggacagccagaactacacagtaagaccctgactcagacagacagacagacagacagacagacagacagacagctctggTCTTGCCTCCTTTCTGGTGTCCCTTGCCCCGTCTGCTTGCATGGCTACCACCTTAGCAGTATGGAGCTCCTCCAGACAGATAAGGTTCGTCATGAGTCCTGGGACTCTTGGGCATTTGGGACAGGAATGAGAGGCTCAGAAGAACCGGACAGATGATTGCGCACCTCTGATCTGGGTCCCCGGTCCCACTGGACTGAGGACTGCCCTGGGCTCATTGCTGCTCTCAAGTCCTCAGCTCctagccctgcccctcacccaTGATTCCATATCCTGTTCCCCACACAACTGTCCCCCACCCAGGGCCTTTTGTACTGAGGCCCCTTGGCCACCAGTTCCAGCGGCCCCACCTACCCCTGAGAGGGCTCCGAGCCTGTGTCCGTAGCAGACATTCTGGTTCCGGATGTATGGCTCCCCTTTTAGCCAGgctttctcttgcctctgccgATCCTTCTAGGCGGATGGCACTGCCTTGCCCTACCTGACAGCACAGGGCCTGGTCTTGAAGCTCTAacaggtggggggtggggcggctGTCTCCTAAAGCCCAcgcctttccctccctctcctgggCATGGCTCTAGGGAACCGGAATGGCAGGCTACACAGGCTTCTCTGTGGTGCTGAATGTTCTGGAGATGCTGAAAGGAGTCGGGTAGTGAGGAGAAAAGTCATGGggtgggaggtgaaggcagaccTCATCAGGTTCCTGACAACaacacctcctccaggaagcctcctGGGCTAAATcatctccacccccccccactcccatctgtctcaaacacacacacacacacacacacacacacacacacacacactgaggatgTTCCTGTCTAGAAGAAAAAGGTGTGGGACTTTTATTTCCACTTCCCTGTGACCAAATGACACATATAGAGTAGGGAAAAGGGCACTGACGGTTGTATAGGAGACTATGCAGGCAGGGGGATTGCTCCAAAGGGGGAATGTCACATCATTATTTCCTATTTACTGTGAGATCCTAGTCAAATTATTTAACCTCTCTGAGCTTAATGtcacaaatgtgtgtatgtgtatgtctgtgtgcatgctgtgtgtatgtgtgtacacatatgggcatgtgtgtgatTTTCTTGTATATATCTGTACACCACATGCGTGGAtaacccacagaggtcagagagggcatCACTGAGTCACACTTGACATGccatgtgtatgctgggaactgagagcagccagtgctgttaaccactgaaccatctcccagccCTTTAGTATCATGATTTCTGAGACTCTCCTGGGAGGGAGAAGACATGCTCTCAGCTTCAGGCACGGGTCAGTGTTTGTTTCTGGGGCAGCGGCGCTGGAGGCTCCCAGTGTTTCTGTGCCTCTCCGAGTACCTCCTAGGGTCTGAGAAACAGGAGACTGAGGTAGCCCTGCCAGTGTCCCTCACAGGTCACCAGGCCTATGCCCCACTCCTCCCTGACACAGACATCAAACACACCCTCAGTTCAGAGTTGAAGAGAAGGTGTCTGCCAGTAGGTGTCTAGCCTAACCTATCATGGTGGTTGGAGCTCAGCCAGTGGGAGCCACAGCACAGTCCAGAGCTCTGGCCCATGAATCTTTGCTAGTTTCAGAGCTAAATGCCCATGTGGGCCCAGGAAGGGAGCACAGTAGGGGGGCACAGGATGGCATCTTGGGGGGCTTGCTAAGAGCACCAGGCAGGTCCCAAAGATGATTTCCTACCCCCGGTTGTGAAGCTACACTGTGTGTAGGCTACAGGCTATGTGAGACCTAACTCAGTAGCGACACACTTTAAAGAAAACTAAACCAGAGAGGATCACAGTCGTGATCCCCAGAGCGTGAAATCAAACCATTAGGGAGCTTCCTGTACCCTGCTCTGTCCTGTGCCAGGCTGCGGAGACAAATGTCCCAAAGTGGCCGGGGCAGCATGGCTGTGTTCTCTCACAACCCTGAAGACAGAAACCCACAACCAAACTgaatatggtggctcacacctggagTTCTGGTCCTCGGGAGGCTCAGACAGGAGGATttccatgagttccaggacagccaagacaaCATACTGAGACGTTGtctcagagaggaaaaaaagaaaaacaaaaccaaaatatactGAGGCCTGTTCCCTAAGCCTGTGGGGGAGGAGCCACCTGCCCTTCCAGCTCCAGGTTACTGCCAAGAATCCTTGGTTTGTAGCCACACCTCTCCAGTCTCCTGTCTTTACACAACCTTTGTCTCAAGACACATCACCCCATATACCTTTCTCCTTCAGTAATCCTGGCCTCGCACGTGCTTGACAAAGTTCTCTACAAATGAACTACAAcctcagcctctgcttctctctgatgAGGACACCTGTGACTGAAGGGAACATTGTGTGGATGGCCAGGACCTTGACAAGATCCTTAAGTTCATTAAATGTTGAAGCTGACTGAACCCTCTGACCATGAGCTACAAGAGAAGCCTTCCCTCTTGAACTTGCCCATATCCGGTGATTTAAGAGAAgctatagaaaagtaactaataaacaCACTTCACACAGATTCCACCAATTAATCTGATCTGGGTTCATGATCATGTCACTTCAGGTGGGACAAAGCCACCCTCCAGGTATGGATGGAGTTATGAACATCTGCTCTGTCTTTTGGGATCCTGTTATGATCTGACAAAGTCCCCCTCAGTCACTAGATCTGCCCAAACTTGGTGAGGGGGCTTCTCTGAATAAGTAGAAGGTCAGGAGGCTGCTGAGGGTGCTGTGCTATGAGAAGAGGACCAGCCACCTGGAtgtcctgcctggctgcaggtATGTTCAGAAAAAGTTCCAGAAGTGGGGTGTTTAAGGCTGGACCAGACACCTGCCTTTCAGGAACCACTGGGAACTTGGGAGCAGCAGAAAGCTTAAAGGTTGGGGCAGGCAGCGGGAGAGAGGAGTCAGGGTGGTATTCACAGAAGGGTGCAGCTCTCAGAGCCCATGGCCCATCTTAGCAGCTGCTGCCTACGGGGACTATAGGGCGGGTAACGGAGGCCGTTAAGCTTTTCCATCCCAGAGCAGCTCAGCAGACAGGCACGCTGGTTGGAAAAGGTGTCAAAGGAGAACTTGCCGTGGTACCTGCCCATCCCACTCGATCCTGTGGACAGCACAGGACATAGGGTTAGGCCTTCAGTGGACACTTGAGAAGTTATTGCACAGACCTAGCTCTGACAGGGAGGCTATCTGAGCCTCTGTTTCCCCCATTCGTCCAGTGGGTTAAATAAAGCACTGTGTGCAAAAGGCTGAGCCCTgagccagccccagccccagctcaccAGGCACTGGTGCAGAATACGCAGACAGTAGACAGTGGATTATATTCTGAACCCAGACTgctgggagtgggggatgggtcCCAGCTTTGTCCCGAATAACTATGCTACCTTGAGTCAGTGactttgcctctgtcttctgtgaTGGTGACACCCTCCTTCTAGGGCTGTGCTACAAGTTAAGTGAATCTTGAGACTCAACGGAGTTCTCACTGCCTAGGAAAAGTCAAGGATCCAGTCAGGGAATTCTGGGGATAGTTTGGGTAAAGTCGGAGGTCGTAAGCTGGGTTTCTGGAGTGAAGGAGGCCAGAGGGTTGTGGAGTCAACCGGATGAATATTATGGGTGAAAACCCAAAGAATTCACGCTCCGGGACAACAAGAGCCTTGGTGGCGATGACATGTTAGCACCAAGCTCAGTGGCTGCCACAGCAGACagaagtgagggagagagaagggagcagGTCCTCTAGACAGACCAGGAGGGACCAGGCTTGCCTGTCACTCATTCACTACTGAGAACAGTGGAGGGACCAGGAGAGCCTTTCAGTAATGGCTCAGAGGGAAAGTGGCTGCCAAGGTCACCTGCTGTGGGGCTTGCATCTCCTCATCCCAGGCATCCTGGAAGTGGAGGTCTCCAGGCCTATGTTCACAGGGACATGGGAAGGCTGAAGGGGTAAGTAGGTCATTAGAAAACACCCTCGGCCATGTGGGGGATGGGTGCTCAGGACAAGTGGTATTTGACAAAAAAGGAGCTCAGCGGCTGGCAGTCACGCGTGGGCTCTCTTAAAACTCACAAACCGGGGCTGGAgcgatagctcagtggttaagagcactgagtgctcttcttgagttcaaatcccagcaaccacatggtggctcacaaccatctataatgggatctgatgccctcttctggtgtgtctgaagacagctacagtgtactcacatacataaaataaataaatctctaaaaaaaaaaaaactcacaaaacaGCCGCTCTGGCCCTACACCCACACAAAATTTCCACCACAGACTGTAGGGAGGCGGAAGAGAGGCAGGCTAGATGGACACTGTCAATGGAGAGAGCCTTCTGCTCCTGCCCGCTGTGCTGGGCACTGAGAGTGGGGTGCATCTTCTACAGTTATGTGGTCAGGTAGCAGGATGGGGTGCAGGGAGGGTCAGCCCAGGAGGCAGAGCTCTGCTGCTACCTACCCACTCCTCCAAAAGGAAGGCTGGACAGGGTCATGTGCATGAAGCCGTCGTTCCCGCAGAAACCCCCGCTGCTGGTCTGGGCCAACACCTGTTTGATGACCTGGGAGAGAAAAGATACCAAGCACTCCTGGATGGACCTTGTTTCAGTGAGGGCCTGAGGTCCAAGGGGGGGTCTGGGGGGACAGACTCCTGGACAGACGCAGGGAACATGTTCTCTGTGTGCTGCCTGTGAGCGGCCCTGGCAGGGTGTTGGGAGGAGGCATGAGGCTAGAGGGGAGACACAGGCAGAGGGGAGGCACAGTGAGGTACCAGGTGGTCGTGGAGGTTTCCCAGGGGAGGGGGTGAGCAGGCTGCCCAGTCTTATTATAACTGTGAcaggaaagaatggagagagaagtGAACGCCTTCGTGGGGAGAGTTTGGGCCTCTAAGGTCAGGTTTGGGCTTGTCATCCTGACATTGGCCCCAGGAGTTAAAGGTTGTCGTCAGCTACACAGGGACCTCAACACACCAACCTAATCTACaagaaactgtctcagaaaacaaagcaaactacacacacacacacacacacacacacacacacacgtgcacacacacgcacacatatacacgcacgcacacatacacacacgcatgcacacacacgtgcgcacacacacgcacatgcacacatgcacatgcacacatgcatgcgtgcacacacacatacaaacacacacatgcgcgcgcgcacgcacacacacatgctgtctAGAGGAATGGCTCTGGGGCAATCCCCTCCCTCTGGGGTCAGGACCTATCTGCAGTAGCCTATCTGCTGATCAGCATCCTTTGAGATCTGCAGCATCTTCCACCTCCCCAGATGTTGGCTTAGATGCTCGCCCAACTCCCAGCAGAGACAGTGGCAGACAAGGCCTTGCCCAAGTGACTATTAATCTCCCTGGCCATGAGCAGCTCTCTGGCACTCAGAGGCATCCCTTATCTCTAGGGAAATCTCTCTAGAAACCCACGCCTTTTATTGAATTGAAAGGAACCAAGAAACTGGGATGTCGCAAAGACCTGGCTGCACAGGCTGAGGCCTAGTGGGATCCAAAGCACAGGCAGCATGGAGGGAGGGGTATGGGGGAGGggtttggggaagggggaggggtattgggggagggagactgagggaggggcatgggggagggggctgagggAGGGGGACTGAGGGAGGGGCTCTGTGGAGGGCGAGAGGTAGTGCTATCTGAGGTCCTTTCCTGGTTCTTTGCGACACCCCAGTTTCTTGGTTCCTCTCAATTCAATAAAAGGCACAGGGTTTCCAGAGAGATTGCCCTACAGGCTACCTCAGAGTGCCAGAGAGCTGCTCGTGGCCAGGGAGATGTCCTGGTTCCTCAGGCTTCCTAGTTCCTGACCCTGTGTTGGGGCCCTTCATGGGGCAAATGAGTATGGGATACGTGGGAAATCTACTGCCTTTGTGGCTTTTCCATAAATGTATTCTGAAATAAAAAGTGCTTTTACAACACCAGGGTTGAGGGCATGGGGATGATGGCAGAGCTTGGCTCCTGAAAGCAGATATGGTGTGTAGCGTGTTCTCCCCCAGCTATGAATGTGAAGACGGAGAATCAGGGGTTTGAAGCTATCTCAGCTACATAGTGGTACGGATAGGATATGGGACGGGGCCTCAGTGCTTCCTAAGAGGGAGGGCAAGGAGAGAGCCCCAGACGCCTCCATCCCTGAAATTCTGTAATTATGCAGAAGGCCTGTGTGCTCTCGGCTGCCTCACCTCTGGAAACTGCACCTACCTCCACGCTGCTGGAATAGGCATACAGCGCCAGGGGCTTCTCCCGCCGCTTGATGAACTCAATGGCCTCATCCAGGCTCCTCACAGTCACCAGGGGCAGGATGGGCCCAAAGATCTCCTCCTGCATCACGGGCTCTGTCTCCTGCACATCCACTAACACCGTGGGTGCTGAGGACACAGGAGTAGACTCAGCCTCTCCACAGGCAGGACTTGCAGAGGAACACGGGCTGTGACAAGGAGAGAGCCTGGCCTCCAGGAGGGAGAATCTCAGGGTCTGAGTTATGAGGACTTGAGACTTAGTGTCTAGGATTCTGGCCTTATAGGATATGGAACTATAGAGAGTAGGAGAGGAATTTAAACCACACTCTGAACACCTATAACTGGGGTGGAGCTCAGTGGGTCTCAGCCATGGGGCAGCTGTTTGGAACTGAGGAGTCACAGACCTAGAACCATGGGGTGTAAACTCCTACCACCGAAAGCTAGAACTCAGCTGTGGGATCTGCCTGAATTTAGGTCCAGAAAGGCCCCTCCAGTACAGAAGGGTCTCAACCCAGATGAGCTGTGTGCCAGTGACATGGACAGGAGACTCACCAATGTAGCGCTCTCCCTCGTCACTCTGGCCCCCGATGGCCACACGGCCGCAGCCCAGCAGTCCCTGGAGCCGCTTGAAATGCTTCTGGTTGATGATTCTGCCCAGGTTGGGGGAGGTCTGTGGGTTGTCTCCATAGAAACGTGTGATGGCATTCTGCAGGGCGGGCACCAACCGCTCCTGCATCTCCTGGCTACACAGGACATAGTCGGGGGCCACGCAGGTCTGGCCCGCGTTGAAGTAGCGGAACCAGGCCACACGGTTGGCCACTATCTGGGGGTCGCAGGTGTCATCCACATAGCAGGGGTTCTTACCCCCCAGCTCCAGGGTGATGGGGGTCAGGTGTTTGGCAGCAGCAGCCATGACGATCTTGCCGACCCGAGGACTCCCTGAGAACATGGTCAAGAGGCGCCTGGTCAACTGCTCTAGGCATTAACTttgtcctcctctctccacagAGACCTTTCTCAACCCATGTTCTGGGCTCTTCCACATACCTCCTAGAGTCGGCCTCCATCCTGACCACCCAGGAGCCAATCTCCAAGATTCTCAGAGGGCCTGGAGAGCCACCCTCTGGGACACATCCACCTCTTGATTTGTCCCCTGCCCTGGCCTATGACCTTACCCACAAGTCTTTTGCCCTGTATCATCTGTTGTCCCCTGCCCCGGATCCTGGACAGGGCTCTCCTTACCCGTGAAGAAGATGTAGTCAAACTTGTGTTTCAGCAGCTGCCCAGTCTCCTCAGGCCCACCCAGCACCACAGCAAAGCAGCTCTACAGACAGAAGGGCAGCTCAGGAGGCAGACCCAGGGCAGGAGGAGCTCCCCAGCGGCCAGGACAAGGCTGTGTGGATACCAGCTGCTTGGTAGGCAGGGCCATGCTCACCTGGTCCAGATACTGGGGTAGCAGCTCTGCCAGCACCTTCTCTGTGTTCTTGCTAATTTCTGATGGCTTCAGTATCACACAGTTTCCTGCCAGGAGccaatggggagggagagaggggaggctgGGGCTTGCCCTCCACGGAACTCTGGAAGCCTTCTTCTGGAAGgatcatcagactcagggctcAGAACCTCACTCACCTGCAGCAATGGCCCCCACTAAAGGCGTGATTGTCAAGTTCAAAGGGTAATTCCAGGGGGCGATGATGAGCACCAGGCCAAAGGGCTCTTTCCTGATGAAGGCTGAGCTTAGCTTGGTGACCTAGGATGCAAAACCATAGTCACATGCCAGATGAGTAAGACCCCccccaacagacagacagacagacagacagacacacacacacacacacacacacactcacacctcacactcacacacctcaTACtcacacaactcacacacacacaaacacacacacatatacacactcacacactcacacactcacacactcacacacac
This portion of the Apodemus sylvaticus chromosome 1, mApoSyl1.1, whole genome shotgun sequence genome encodes:
- the LOC127693169 gene encoding aldehyde dehydrogenase family 3 member B3 isoform X3, producing MDPFEEKLQRLKEAFDTGKTKTAKFRAEQLRSLGRFLQDSSKQLHDALHEDLGKSALESDMSEIILCQNEVDLALKNLQTWMKDEPVATNLVTKLSSAFIRKEPFGLVLIIAPWNYPLNLTITPLVGAIAAGNCVILKPSEISKNTEKVLAELLPQYLDQTSPNLGRIINQKHFKRLQGLLGCGRVAIGGQSDEGERYIAPTVLVDVQETEPVMQEEIFGPILPLVTVRSLDEAIEFIKRREKPLALYAYSSSVEVIKQVLAQTSSGGFCGNDGFMHMTLSSLPFGGVGSSGMGRYHGKFSFDTFSNQRACLLSCSGMEKLNGLRYPPYSPRRQQLLRWAMGSESCTLL
- the LOC127693169 gene encoding aldehyde dehydrogenase family 3 member B3 isoform X2; protein product: MDPFEEKLQRLKEAFDTGKTKTAKFRAEQLRSLGRFLQDSSKQLHDALHEDLGKVTKLSSAFIRKEPFGLVLIIAPWNYPLNLTITPLVGAIAAGNCVILKPSEISKNTEKVLAELLPQYLDQSCFAVVLGGPEETGQLLKHKFDYIFFTGSPRVGKIVMAAAAKHLTPITLELGGKNPCYVDDTCDPQIVANRVAWFRYFNAGQTCVAPDYVLCSQEMQERLVPALQNAITRFYGDNPQTSPNLGRIINQKHFKRLQGLLGCGRVAIGGQSDEGERYIAPTVLVDVQETEPVMQEEIFGPILPLVTVRSLDEAIEFIKRREKPLALYAYSSSVEVIKQVLAQTSSGGFCGNDGFMHMTLSSLPFGGVGSSGMGRYHGKFSFDTFSNQRACLLSCSGMEKLNGLRYPPYSPRRQQLLRWAMGSESCTLL
- the LOC127693169 gene encoding aldehyde dehydrogenase family 3 member B3 isoform X1; this encodes MSTKGKHPQPEPGMDPFEEKLQRLKEAFDTGKTKTAKFRAEQLRSLGRFLQDSSKQLHDALHEDLGKSALESDMSEIILCQNEVDLALKNLQTWMKDEPVATNLVTKLSSAFIRKEPFGLVLIIAPWNYPLNLTITPLVGAIAAGNCVILKPSEISKNTEKVLAELLPQYLDQSCFAVVLGGPEETGQLLKHKFDYIFFTGSPRVGKIVMAAAAKHLTPITLELGGKNPCYVDDTCDPQIVANRVAWFRYFNAGQTCVAPDYVLCSQEMQERLVPALQNAITRFYGDNPQTSPNLGRIINQKHFKRLQGLLGCGRVAIGGQSDEGERYIAPTVLVDVQETEPVMQEEIFGPILPLVTVRSLDEAIEFIKRREKPLALYAYSSSVEVIKQVLAQTSSGGFCGNDGFMHMTLSSLPFGGVGSSGMGRYHGKFSFDTFSNQRACLLSCSGMEKLNGLRYPPYSPRRQQLLRWAMGSESCTLL